One Parageobacillus sp. KH3-4 genomic region harbors:
- a CDS encoding response regulator transcription factor, whose product MKIAIVDDEALERKALQKMIRDYLPNMEVVAEAANGREAVEIANKCKPDVMLIDIKMPGIDGLEAIELIRRKHPDMKFIIVSAFDTFDYAKQAMRQGVKEYLLKPSRKEEVISALRRVYDELMEVRKKEEENKELQQRVHQLQKFVEKEWLSVLMLEEVSSEEWKQWEAMLPFSIESGMFIVIQFPSGGKKEVWKQWVEQALLEKVTTRYVIGKIIDGQMPILFCTDIPNQTWKPMIQSLAYDLVQQFEKQYEETLYIGLGSPSSQLEGLRHSYYEALAAVQYYASQKKAKSGFLPKRAAFASAAIDQTEREKRLFDLVRQGDFEQALTQCLSYIEEMAVHHPFHVVKQKMEETFILLGRMLTDFGISYERATTFHSCGSLEELKRIATEQLRHMVHHIQAWRHQQANGKLGKAKDYIDKHYHHPLTLEEVAEYVGISPHYFSKLFKDRFGMTFIDYVTEVRMAHAKREMCDPNKSLKEICFLVGYNDPNYFSRVFKKHTGISPTEYRKKLRFTT is encoded by the coding sequence ATGAAAATTGCCATTGTTGATGATGAAGCGCTGGAGCGGAAAGCGCTGCAAAAAATGATTCGCGACTATCTCCCGAATATGGAAGTAGTTGCGGAAGCTGCCAATGGCCGTGAGGCAGTGGAAATTGCCAACAAATGCAAGCCGGATGTTATGCTAATCGATATTAAGATGCCTGGAATCGATGGGCTGGAAGCGATTGAGCTTATTCGCCGAAAGCACCCGGACATGAAGTTTATTATCGTATCCGCGTTTGATACGTTTGACTATGCAAAACAAGCAATGAGACAGGGAGTAAAGGAATATTTATTAAAACCGAGCCGAAAGGAAGAAGTGATTAGTGCATTGCGGCGGGTGTATGACGAATTAATGGAGGTGCGGAAGAAAGAAGAAGAAAATAAAGAATTGCAACAACGAGTGCACCAATTGCAAAAGTTTGTAGAAAAAGAGTGGCTGTCGGTGCTGATGCTGGAAGAAGTTTCTTCAGAGGAATGGAAACAATGGGAGGCGATGCTTCCCTTTTCCATTGAGTCAGGAATGTTTATCGTGATTCAATTTCCTAGCGGCGGAAAAAAAGAGGTTTGGAAACAGTGGGTAGAACAGGCGCTTTTGGAAAAGGTAACGACCCGTTATGTAATAGGAAAAATCATAGATGGGCAAATGCCGATTTTGTTTTGTACCGATATTCCCAATCAAACATGGAAGCCGATGATACAATCGCTTGCATATGACCTTGTTCAGCAGTTTGAAAAGCAATATGAAGAAACGCTTTATATCGGCCTTGGTTCCCCGTCATCCCAGCTAGAGGGCTTGCGCCATTCCTACTATGAAGCGCTTGCTGCAGTACAATATTATGCATCGCAAAAAAAGGCAAAGAGCGGTTTTCTGCCGAAGAGAGCGGCGTTTGCATCGGCGGCGATCGATCAAACGGAAAGAGAAAAACGATTGTTTGATCTTGTGCGCCAAGGTGATTTCGAGCAAGCGTTAACCCAATGTCTATCTTATATCGAAGAGATGGCCGTTCATCATCCGTTTCATGTAGTGAAACAGAAGATGGAGGAAACATTTATTTTGCTCGGGCGCATGTTAACCGATTTCGGTATTTCGTATGAGCGGGCAACCACGTTTCATTCGTGCGGTTCTTTGGAGGAATTGAAAAGAATAGCAACAGAGCAGCTTCGGCATATGGTACATCATATACAAGCATGGCGGCATCAGCAGGCAAATGGGAAATTAGGAAAAGCAAAAGATTATATTGACAAACATTATCATCATCCGCTTACCCTTGAGGAAGTAGCGGAATATGTTGGCATCAGTCCGCATTACTTTAGTAAACTATTTAAAGATCGGTTTGGAATGACGTTTATTGATTACGTGACCGAAGTGCGGATGGCCCATGCGAAAAGGGAAATGTGTGATCCAAATAAAAGTTTAAAAGAAATTTGCTTTCTTGTCGGCTACAATGATCCAAACTATTTTAGTCGCGTTTTTAAAAAACATACCGGGATATCTCCTACCGAGTATCGGAAAAAGCTCCGTTTCACCACATGA
- a CDS encoding ABC transporter substrate-binding protein — translation MKKKRLWLSLALLFGLTLSGCNSDSASNNNNKEDQGGSKGHEKLEIFSWWTGAGEEDGLKALLKLFQEKYPDIPVENAAVAGGAGTNAKAVLASRMQGNDPPATFQVHGGAELNEGWVAAGKMEPLNDLYEKEGWMDKFPKSLIDMVSKDGKIYSVPVNIHRGNVLWYNKKIFAENGLEPPKTFDEFFQAAEKLKAKGITPLALGDKEPWAATHVFETVLLGKLGTEDYKKLWTGELSFDDPKVKEAINTFKKMLNYVNEDHSSRNWQDAAQLVGKGEAAMNIMGDWVKGYFVNDLKLKVNEDFGYVPTPNTEGKFMVITDTFGLPKGVKNPEDVKKFLSVLGSVEGQDAFNPLKGSIPARIDADLSKYDEYGKQTIQDFKTAELAPSLAHGSAAPEGFVTKVNQAVNIFVTQKDAKTFIDTLVSASAELKK, via the coding sequence GTGAAGAAAAAACGATTATGGCTGTCTTTAGCGTTACTGTTTGGTTTAACGTTATCCGGCTGCAATTCCGATTCTGCATCCAACAATAACAATAAAGAGGACCAGGGCGGAAGCAAAGGGCATGAGAAGCTAGAAATATTTAGCTGGTGGACGGGTGCCGGAGAAGAAGATGGATTAAAAGCGCTGCTCAAGCTGTTCCAAGAAAAATATCCAGATATACCAGTAGAAAACGCAGCCGTTGCAGGCGGTGCCGGAACGAACGCAAAAGCAGTGTTAGCAAGCCGCATGCAAGGAAACGATCCTCCTGCGACATTCCAAGTGCACGGCGGCGCGGAGCTGAATGAAGGATGGGTCGCCGCCGGCAAAATGGAGCCGCTTAACGATTTGTACGAAAAAGAAGGCTGGATGGATAAGTTTCCGAAATCATTGATCGACATGGTCAGCAAAGACGGGAAAATTTATTCCGTTCCTGTCAACATTCACCGCGGCAACGTGCTTTGGTATAACAAAAAAATCTTTGCCGAAAACGGCCTCGAGCCGCCAAAAACGTTTGATGAGTTTTTCCAAGCTGCCGAAAAGCTGAAGGCGAAAGGCATTACACCGCTTGCGTTGGGGGATAAGGAGCCGTGGGCGGCAACGCATGTTTTTGAAACCGTTTTATTGGGCAAGCTCGGTACAGAAGATTACAAAAAGCTTTGGACAGGGGAATTGTCGTTTGACGATCCGAAAGTGAAAGAAGCAATAAACACATTTAAGAAAATGTTGAATTATGTAAACGAAGACCACAGCTCCCGCAACTGGCAAGATGCCGCTCAATTGGTCGGCAAGGGCGAAGCGGCGATGAACATTATGGGAGATTGGGTCAAAGGCTATTTTGTCAATGATTTGAAATTAAAAGTGAATGAAGATTTCGGCTATGTGCCGACGCCAAATACAGAAGGCAAATTCATGGTCATCACCGATACGTTTGGTTTGCCAAAAGGCGTGAAAAATCCAGAAGATGTAAAGAAATTTTTATCGGTGCTTGGTTCTGTGGAGGGGCAAGATGCCTTTAACCCTCTGAAAGGCTCGATCCCAGCGCGGATTGATGCGGATCTGTCCAAATATGACGAATATGGAAAACAAACGATTCAAGATTTCAAAACGGCAGAACTTGCGCCAAGCTTAGCGCATGGATCCGCGGCGCCGGAAGGTTTTGTGACAAAAGTCAACCAAGCGGTCAATATTTTCGTGACACAAAAAGATGCGAAAACGTTTATTGATACACTTGTATCGGCTTCGGCAGAATTGAAGAAATAA
- a CDS encoding sugar ABC transporter permease, which translates to METAKAVSESNVTVVPETRKKRKWTVDHWLAVAFLSPSIVLILIFVYGFIGWTGYVSLSNWNSLVPDLSFAGLKNYIYLFHDFRFQADLRNTLVFTVLFIAVVIVLGQLLAILLDQKLRGESIFRNIFFFPMALSFVVTGVVWQWLLNPSTGVNLFLKRFGLDSKWYTDTTVLGGFHLGKVEFGVPVAMIAVVIAAVWQMTGFAVAMYLAGLRAIPEEVREAARMDGATEFQIYRKIIIPMLRPITVSVIIIMAHISLKIFDLIYAMTGPGANFVTDVPGVYMFETTFRGNYYANGAAIAMIMLLSVAIFIVPYLVSSRKGGS; encoded by the coding sequence ATGGAAACAGCAAAGGCAGTATCGGAAAGCAATGTGACAGTCGTGCCAGAGACGCGAAAAAAGCGGAAATGGACGGTAGACCATTGGCTTGCGGTCGCGTTTTTATCGCCGTCGATTGTGCTCATTTTGATTTTCGTGTATGGGTTTATCGGCTGGACGGGATATGTTTCCCTCAGCAATTGGAATTCCCTTGTACCGGATTTGTCGTTTGCAGGATTGAAAAACTATATCTATTTGTTTCACGATTTCCGCTTCCAAGCCGATTTGCGGAATACGCTTGTCTTTACAGTCTTGTTTATCGCTGTGGTGATTGTGCTTGGCCAGTTGTTGGCGATTTTGTTGGATCAAAAGCTACGCGGTGAATCGATTTTCCGCAATATTTTCTTTTTCCCGATGGCGTTATCGTTTGTGGTGACCGGAGTAGTCTGGCAATGGCTATTAAACCCGTCAACAGGGGTCAACTTGTTTTTAAAAAGATTTGGATTGGACTCAAAGTGGTATACAGATACAACGGTTTTAGGAGGTTTTCATTTAGGGAAAGTGGAATTTGGCGTACCGGTAGCGATGATTGCAGTAGTGATTGCCGCCGTATGGCAAATGACAGGATTTGCGGTTGCCATGTATTTGGCAGGATTAAGAGCGATTCCGGAAGAGGTGAGGGAAGCGGCGCGAATGGATGGCGCCACGGAGTTTCAAATTTATCGTAAAATTATTATTCCGATGTTACGGCCGATTACAGTCAGTGTCATTATCATTATGGCCCACATTTCACTGAAAATTTTTGACCTGATTTACGCGATGACCGGCCCTGGGGCGAACTTTGTCACCGATGTGCCGGGGGTATATATGTTTGAGACGACGTTCCGCGGCAACTATTATGCAAACGGAGCGGCGATCGCGATGATCATGCTGCTTTCTGTCGCCATTTTTATTGTTCCATACTTGGTTTCCAGCCGGAAGGGGGGATCGTGA
- a CDS encoding carbohydrate ABC transporter permease encodes MRQRAWSRLFLYVICIFMSLFFLMPVYVMLVTSVKPLDEVTLADMWKLPSAFDWSSYQTAFTKLAPNFWNSVYLVVPATLLSAILGALNGYVLSKWKFKGADTLFTLILFGMFIPYQSILIPLIQFLREIGLYNTIPGLIFVHVVYGIPITTLMFRNFYAAIPDEMIESAKIDGAGFLRIFRYIMLPLSITGFVVVAIWQFTNIWNEFLFAVTITTSSQQPIMVALQNLSGSQIVQWNVQMAGALLAALPTLLIYIFLGKYFVRGLLAGSVKG; translated from the coding sequence ATGAGACAACGGGCATGGTCGAGGTTGTTTTTATATGTCATTTGTATTTTCATGAGCCTGTTTTTCTTAATGCCGGTCTATGTGATGCTGGTGACAAGCGTCAAACCTTTGGACGAAGTGACGCTCGCCGATATGTGGAAGCTTCCGTCCGCCTTTGACTGGAGCAGTTATCAAACTGCGTTTACGAAATTGGCGCCGAATTTTTGGAATTCCGTTTATTTAGTCGTTCCGGCGACATTATTGTCGGCGATATTAGGGGCATTAAACGGCTATGTATTGTCAAAATGGAAATTCAAAGGAGCGGATACACTGTTTACGCTTATTTTGTTCGGCATGTTTATCCCGTACCAAAGCATTTTGATTCCGCTGATTCAGTTTTTGCGGGAAATTGGCTTGTATAATACGATTCCGGGGCTCATTTTTGTGCATGTTGTGTACGGGATTCCCATTACGACGTTGATGTTCAGAAATTTTTACGCGGCGATCCCGGATGAAATGATTGAATCGGCAAAAATCGATGGGGCCGGGTTTTTACGGATTTTCCGCTACATTATGCTTCCATTGTCGATTACCGGATTTGTCGTCGTAGCAATTTGGCAGTTTACAAATATATGGAATGAATTTTTATTCGCTGTCACGATCACCACCTCTTCCCAGCAGCCGATTATGGTCGCGCTGCAAAATTTATCGGGCAGCCAAATTGTGCAATGGAACGTGCAAATGGCGGGAGCGCTGCTTGCTGCGTTGCCGACCTTGCTTATATACATTTTTCTAGGTAAATACTTTGTTCGCGGTTTATTGGCCGGTTCGGTGAAGGGATAA
- a CDS encoding LLM class flavin-dependent oxidoreductase, with the protein MAKQIILNAFEMASAMHNSHGLWKHPESKRQRGYKDIDYWIKMAKLLEHGKFDAVFFADVLGVYDTYRQSKAPSIRDGLQFPVNDAALIIPIMASVTKHLSFALTVSTTYEHPFSTARRFSTLDHLTKGRIAWNVVTSYLPNAARNFGLQEMIKHDQRYNIADEFLEVAYKLWEGSWEDDAFMEDKQNGILINPDKVHEINHVGKFFSVEGPHLCEPSPQRTPVIYQAGTSERGREFAAKHAECVFVGGPTPERIKYYTNDIKRRAEKYGRNPDNIKVFAFLTVIVGKTTEEAEQKFAKLNHLWSPDASKAQFSGASGYDLAEYENKDLNAPFEFKNTEHGHYKAASLTKDASKRLSIGEALRKLEQLDRESIIVGNPEEVADAIQYRFEASGVDGFNLNHLVTPSSLEDFIELVIPILQKRGLYKTEYKQGTLREKLFNHGSSLLPEDHPGSAYRSKSFIV; encoded by the coding sequence GTGGCAAAACAAATTATTTTAAATGCGTTTGAAATGGCGAGTGCTATGCATAATTCACATGGATTATGGAAACATCCTGAAAGCAAAAGACAAAGAGGATATAAAGATATTGATTATTGGATTAAGATGGCAAAACTTTTGGAACATGGCAAGTTTGATGCCGTTTTTTTCGCGGACGTACTGGGGGTATATGATACATATCGCCAAAGCAAAGCTCCTTCGATACGTGATGGTCTTCAGTTCCCGGTTAATGATGCAGCATTGATTATTCCTATTATGGCGAGTGTTACGAAACATTTATCTTTTGCTTTAACAGTTAGTACTACTTATGAACATCCCTTTAGTACTGCAAGACGTTTTTCCACCCTTGACCATTTGACAAAGGGGCGAATTGCCTGGAATGTCGTCACTTCTTATTTACCAAATGCCGCACGGAACTTCGGGCTTCAAGAAATGATCAAACATGATCAGCGTTACAATATAGCAGACGAATTTCTGGAAGTCGCATATAAACTTTGGGAAGGCAGCTGGGAAGATGATGCATTCATGGAAGATAAACAGAACGGTATATTAATTAATCCAGACAAAGTACATGAAATCAATCATGTCGGAAAATTTTTCTCCGTCGAAGGCCCGCATCTTTGCGAACCATCCCCGCAACGTACACCAGTAATCTATCAAGCAGGCACTTCAGAAAGAGGCAGGGAATTTGCAGCTAAGCATGCTGAGTGTGTTTTCGTTGGAGGGCCTACGCCAGAACGAATTAAATACTATACAAATGACATAAAAAGACGCGCTGAAAAGTACGGACGTAATCCGGATAATATAAAAGTATTTGCTTTTTTAACGGTTATTGTTGGAAAGACAACGGAAGAAGCAGAACAAAAATTTGCAAAATTAAATCATTTATGGAGCCCAGACGCTTCCAAAGCTCAATTTAGCGGAGCAAGCGGCTATGATCTGGCAGAATATGAAAACAAAGATTTAAATGCCCCGTTTGAATTTAAAAATACAGAGCACGGTCATTATAAAGCGGCTTCTCTTACGAAAGATGCCTCTAAAAGGCTTTCGATAGGCGAAGCGCTTAGAAAGCTTGAACAATTAGACCGAGAGTCTATCATTGTCGGAAATCCAGAAGAAGTGGCAGATGCCATTCAATATCGATTTGAAGCGTCAGGTGTGGATGGATTTAATCTTAATCATCTGGTTACCCCTTCTAGCCTAGAGGATTTTATTGAATTGGTCATTCCGATACTCCAAAAAAGAGGTTTGTACAAGACGGAATACAAACAAGGAACGTTACGAGAAAAGCTATTTAATCATGGCAGTAGTTTATTACCAGAAGATCATCCGGGCAGTGCTTATCGCAGTAAATCATTTATTGTGTAA
- a CDS encoding MetQ/NlpA family ABC transporter substrate-binding protein, protein MKAHKMIFSFIVLVFLVLSGCSSLTQNTNSSATKTIKLGATAGPYSDQIKEAIKPYLEKKGYKVEVVEFNDYVQPNISLDQGSIDANIFQNEVYMKNFAKTRHMELYEVIKIPTAPIGIYSKKHQSLDEIKDGTTIALPNEPVNQARALAMLEQLGLIQLKKGTDPTKVSEKDIEKYHKKIVLKPLEPAQLPRSLGDVDYSLINGNFAISSGLKLKDAVALEKTPSYYLNGVTVRKKDKNAKFVKDIVEAYQSKEFRKLIKEEEEYQGYVWPDWFK, encoded by the coding sequence ATGAAAGCACATAAAATGATATTTTCGTTCATTGTGCTAGTATTTCTTGTATTGTCAGGATGCTCAAGCTTGACTCAAAACACAAACAGCTCCGCAACGAAGACCATTAAACTTGGAGCGACAGCTGGACCATATAGCGATCAAATAAAGGAAGCAATAAAGCCTTATCTCGAGAAAAAAGGATATAAAGTGGAAGTAGTTGAATTCAACGATTATGTCCAACCTAATATCTCCTTAGACCAAGGTTCCATAGACGCAAATATATTTCAAAATGAAGTTTATATGAAGAATTTTGCAAAAACCCGGCATATGGAGCTTTATGAAGTCATTAAAATTCCTACTGCTCCTATTGGAATATACTCCAAAAAACATCAATCATTAGACGAGATCAAAGATGGAACGACAATCGCTTTGCCTAATGAACCGGTAAATCAGGCGCGGGCTCTTGCGATGCTTGAACAACTTGGATTGATCCAACTCAAAAAAGGAACCGATCCGACAAAAGTATCAGAAAAGGATATTGAAAAATATCATAAAAAAATTGTTCTAAAACCTTTGGAACCAGCACAGCTGCCACGATCTCTTGGGGATGTCGATTACTCTTTGATCAATGGAAATTTTGCTATCTCATCCGGATTAAAATTGAAAGATGCAGTCGCATTAGAAAAAACACCTTCCTACTATTTAAATGGGGTGACAGTACGAAAGAAAGATAAAAATGCCAAGTTTGTAAAAGATATCGTGGAAGCTTATCAATCAAAGGAATTTAGAAAGTTAATTAAAGAAGAGGAAGAATATCAAGGTTATGTATGGCCTGATTGGTTTAAATAA
- a CDS encoding methionine ABC transporter permease — MLLDALIRLIPELNKAFLETIYMVAISLFVAIVAGLPLGILLFVTDRGLFLENTAVKSILGFIVNMIRSIPFIILLVGLLPLTKLITGTTIGPTAASVSLSVAAVPFFARIVETSLREIEKGVIEAAVAVGATPWMIIKDVLLPETRPGIVHGITITTISLVGYSAMAGIVGGGGIGDLAIRFGYYRYDNTVMMTTIVILICLVQIIQFIGDRIARLVDKR; from the coding sequence ATGCTGCTTGATGCGCTGATCCGCTTAATTCCGGAACTGAACAAAGCGTTTTTAGAGACGATTTATATGGTGGCGATCTCCCTTTTTGTCGCGATTGTTGCCGGCCTTCCATTAGGAATTCTTCTATTCGTCACCGACCGCGGCCTGTTTTTGGAGAACACAGCAGTCAAATCCATCCTTGGTTTTATTGTCAATATGATACGCTCGATACCATTTATCATCTTGCTCGTCGGGCTGTTGCCGCTCACGAAACTGATTACTGGAACAACGATTGGCCCCACCGCTGCTTCTGTATCTTTATCGGTCGCTGCCGTTCCGTTTTTTGCAAGAATTGTAGAAACATCGTTGCGGGAAATCGAAAAAGGAGTGATCGAAGCAGCGGTTGCCGTCGGAGCGACACCGTGGATGATTATCAAAGATGTGCTTCTCCCTGAAACGCGTCCCGGCATTGTGCACGGAATTACGATTACAACAATCAGTTTAGTGGGATATTCGGCTATGGCCGGAATTGTCGGCGGCGGCGGCATCGGCGATTTGGCGATTCGCTTCGGATATTACCGCTATGACAACACCGTTATGATGACAACGATCGTTATTTTAATTTGTCTTGTCCAAATCATTCAGTTTATCGGCGACCGCATCGCCCGCTTGGTCGATAAACGATGA
- a CDS encoding methionine ABC transporter ATP-binding protein, whose translation MIEIKNVTKIYSTKKKQVVGVDNVSLTIQDGEIFGIIGYSGAGKSTLLRCLNLLERPTSGQVVIDGVDLTALDDKQLRQARLKIGMIFQHFYLVSSKTVFENVAFALKAAKKPKDEIKKRVHELLEMVGLSDKRDVYPSQLSGGQKQRVGIARALANDPTVLLCDEATSALDPSTTKSILALLKKINRELGITIVLITHEMEVVKDICDRVAVMQNGKIIELGTVYDIFTNPQEELTKSFINSVLRFEIPDHLLRKRTGTMVKIHFKGEIAEEAVISDMLQAFKVKGNILHGKIEYIQEIPLGIFVMELIGEPEEIQRAIDYISQRTNALEVIAHAA comes from the coding sequence ATGATCGAAATAAAAAATGTAACAAAAATCTACTCCACGAAAAAAAAGCAAGTGGTCGGCGTCGACAACGTATCGTTAACCATTCAAGACGGGGAAATCTTCGGCATCATCGGCTATAGCGGTGCCGGCAAAAGCACATTGTTGCGCTGCCTAAATCTTCTGGAACGTCCGACATCCGGCCAAGTCGTCATTGATGGTGTCGATTTAACGGCGTTGGACGACAAACAGCTGCGGCAAGCCCGCTTAAAAATCGGCATGATTTTTCAGCATTTTTACCTCGTCAGCTCCAAAACGGTGTTTGAGAATGTCGCCTTTGCCTTAAAAGCGGCCAAAAAGCCAAAAGACGAAATCAAAAAGCGAGTCCATGAACTTCTGGAAATGGTCGGGCTTTCTGATAAACGGGACGTATACCCTTCCCAGCTCAGCGGCGGGCAAAAGCAGCGGGTTGGCATTGCCCGGGCGCTTGCTAACGATCCGACTGTCCTTTTATGCGACGAAGCAACATCGGCGCTTGACCCAAGTACAACAAAATCGATTTTGGCGCTATTGAAAAAAATCAACCGTGAACTTGGCATTACGATCGTGCTGATTACCCATGAAATGGAAGTGGTCAAAGATATATGCGACCGCGTCGCCGTCATGCAAAACGGGAAAATCATCGAATTGGGAACCGTATATGATATTTTCACCAATCCGCAAGAAGAATTAACGAAATCTTTCATCAACAGTGTTTTGCGCTTTGAAATCCCGGATCATCTGCTGCGGAAGCGGACGGGAACGATGGTGAAAATTCACTTCAAAGGAGAGATCGCCGAGGAAGCGGTCATTTCCGATATGTTGCAAGCCTTTAAAGTGAAAGGAAATATTTTGCATGGAAAAATTGAGTACATTCAAGAAATACCGCTTGGCATTTTTGTCATGGAACTGATCGGCGAACCGGAAGAAATTCAGCGGGCCATTGACTACATTTCGCAACGAACGAACGCGCTGGAAGTGATTGCCCATGCTGCTTGA
- a CDS encoding acyl-CoA dehydrogenase family protein, with translation MAREKTHRSYLSDELSRKFVQNERQEFLLHLASELAEQFHETADTIDQEGRFPFENFQKLKDYNYQSLTVPKQYGGEEISLYEFLLMQERLSQGDASTALCIGWHLGVIYDLRERQTWDSEKFKWLCHEIVQNKVLINRLATENGTGSPTRGGKPETVAIKRNGKWVITGRKSFASMAIALDYSLVTATIQESGKVGSFLVDHRLHGVKVEENWDMIGMRGTRSDDLVLDQVELPEDALVELDQLESPKGNMGRAWLLHVPACFLGIAIAARNYAISFASEYQPNSLPSPIKDVPEVQRKIGEMDLELLKARHTLYFVAHRWDTHPEKRMEMSGELAAAKHIAVNSANKVVDLAMRIVGARSLQKSNPLQRYYRDVRAGIHNPPMDDAVISLLAAQALQSFH, from the coding sequence ATTGCAAGGGAAAAAACCCACCGTTCTTATTTATCTGATGAGTTATCAAGAAAGTTTGTACAAAATGAACGCCAAGAATTTCTTTTGCATCTGGCATCAGAGCTTGCTGAACAATTTCATGAAACAGCCGACACTATAGACCAAGAAGGAAGGTTTCCATTCGAAAATTTCCAAAAATTAAAAGACTATAATTACCAATCACTTACTGTCCCTAAGCAATATGGTGGAGAAGAAATTTCACTTTATGAATTTCTTCTTATGCAAGAGCGGTTAAGCCAGGGAGATGCTTCCACCGCTTTGTGCATCGGTTGGCATCTTGGGGTCATTTATGATCTAAGGGAAAGACAAACATGGGATAGCGAAAAATTTAAGTGGCTTTGTCATGAAATTGTACAAAATAAAGTGCTCATTAATCGCCTGGCAACAGAGAATGGAACAGGAAGTCCTACAAGAGGCGGAAAGCCTGAAACGGTAGCGATCAAAAGAAACGGCAAATGGGTGATTACGGGAAGAAAATCCTTTGCGTCTATGGCAATAGCTCTTGATTATTCATTAGTTACAGCCACCATTCAAGAATCAGGGAAAGTTGGCTCTTTTTTAGTTGACCATCGCCTTCATGGGGTTAAAGTCGAAGAAAATTGGGATATGATTGGAATGCGAGGCACGCGGAGTGATGATCTGGTGCTGGATCAAGTGGAGTTGCCAGAAGATGCGCTGGTGGAATTGGATCAATTAGAATCGCCGAAAGGCAATATGGGGAGGGCATGGTTGCTTCATGTTCCGGCCTGCTTTCTTGGGATTGCGATTGCCGCAAGAAATTATGCCATTTCCTTTGCTTCTGAATATCAACCGAATAGCCTGCCTAGCCCAATCAAAGATGTTCCAGAGGTGCAAAGAAAAATTGGCGAGATGGATTTAGAGCTATTAAAAGCAAGACATACTCTTTATTTCGTCGCACATCGGTGGGATACGCACCCAGAAAAGCGCATGGAAATGAGCGGAGAATTGGCGGCAGCCAAGCATATTGCCGTAAACAGCGCCAATAAAGTCGTTGATTTAGCGATGAGAATCGTAGGGGCTAGAAGCCTGCAAAAATCTAATCCTCTGCAACGATATTATAGAGATGTCAGAGCTGGAATCCATAATCCGCCAATGGATGATGCCGTTATTTCGTTACTAGCAGCACAAGCATTACAAAGTTTTCATTAA
- the ssuE gene encoding NADPH-dependent FMN reductase, with amino-acid sequence MSKVVIINGNPSLTSRLNGMIQYVEQRLLQAGIEIEHIQVAELPSEDLIKAKFDSEAILRANKKVEEADGIIVASPVYKAAYTGVLKTYLDLLPQKGLLGKIILPLFIGGTIAHLLSIDYALKPVLSALGGRYILGGVYAVDTWITRNEQEGYSLSEDLLHRLDEAVAEFIDLINRKN; translated from the coding sequence ATGAGCAAAGTAGTCATTATCAACGGAAATCCTTCTTTGACATCCAGACTTAACGGAATGATTCAATACGTAGAACAACGGCTATTACAAGCGGGCATTGAAATCGAACACATCCAAGTCGCGGAATTGCCCTCGGAAGATTTAATTAAAGCAAAATTCGATAGTGAAGCCATTCTGCGCGCTAACAAAAAAGTGGAAGAAGCAGACGGCATCATCGTCGCGAGTCCAGTGTATAAAGCGGCGTATACAGGAGTATTGAAGACATACCTTGATTTGCTTCCACAAAAAGGTTTGTTGGGGAAAATCATTCTTCCGCTGTTTATCGGAGGCACAATTGCTCACCTTTTGTCAATTGACTATGCATTGAAACCTGTGCTGTCCGCATTAGGAGGCAGATACATTCTTGGAGGAGTGTATGCGGTTGATACTTGGATAACCCGAAATGAACAAGAAGGTTATAGCCTATCAGAAGATCTGCTCCATAGATTGGATGAAGCAGTTGCAGAATTCATTGATTTAATCAATCGAAAAAACTGA